A genomic region of Drosophila kikkawai strain 14028-0561.14 chromosome X, DkikHiC1v2, whole genome shotgun sequence contains the following coding sequences:
- the LOC108080515 gene encoding putative glutathione-specific gamma-glutamylcyclotransferase 2 translates to MLGFLEGLRGRGAGTEAGDGTEQLPSHIYSEFFAEQLQTRKETNGQCLADDKSKSLLLDSFEAEASNQVEAPAATDHDAWIFGYGSLVWKADFPYIDRRRGFVWGFKRRFYQHSIDHRGIPERPGRVVTLLPGDPNQDRVYGVAYRIAASQKAAVLDHLDYREKNGYERCSLEFHEYPVATTTPIQVIMYVATQANDSYAGNVSEVASIARQIFSSAGPSGPNREYLFNLATAMAELFPGAVDEHLEELVVNVRRHIAEDEPHLLRQAVLEEIASILREKELPEQAQAQKLEELLMRCQQPGGREWLLHGALQQRRSET, encoded by the coding sequence ATGTTGGGCTTTCTGGAGGGATTGCGAGGCCGTGGAGCCGGGACTGAAGCCGGAGACGGAACCGAGCAGCTACCCAGTCACATCTACAGCGAGTTCTTTGCGGAACAGCTGCAAACGAGGAAGGAGACCAACGGGCAATGCCTTGCCGATGACAAGTCCAAATCCCTGCTGCTGGACAGCTTCGAAGCGGAGGCCAGCAATCAAGTGGAGGCACCGGCAGCCACCGACCACGATGCCTGGATCTTTGGCTACGGCTCGTTGGTGTGGAAGGCGGACTTTCCCTATATAGACCGGCGTCGCGGCTTCGTTTGGGGCTTCAAGCGTCGCTTCTACCAGCACAGTATCGATCATCGCGGCATACCGGAGCGTCCGGGCCGAGTTGTTACCCTGCTGCCGGGTGATCCTAACCAGGATCGTGTTTACGGTGTGGCCTATCGCATTGCGGCTAGCCAAAAGGCCGCTGTGCTCGATCATCTGGACTATCGGGAGAAGAATGGCTACGAGCGCTGCAGCCTGGAGTTCCACGAGTACCCAGTAGCCACCACCACGCCCATCCAAGTGATAATGTACGTGGCCACACAGGCCAATGACTCGTATGCGGGCAATGTCTCGGAGGTGGCCAGCATCGCCAGGCAGATCTTTAGCTCTGCCGGCCCCAGTGGCCCCAATCGCGAGTATCTATTTAATTTGGCCACCGCCATGGCAGAGCTATTCCCCGGGGCCGTTGATGAACATCTCGAAGAGCTGGTGGTTAACGTAAGGCGTCACATAGCCGAGGATGAGCCCCATCTTCTAAGGCAGGCTGTGCTGGAGGAGATTGCAAGTATTCTGCGGGAGAAGGAGCTGCCGGAGCAGGCTCAGGCAcagaagctggaggagctgctgaTGCGTTGCCAGCAGCCAGGTGGCCGCGAGTGGCTGCTCCATGGCGCCCTGCAGCAGAGGAGGAGCGAGACGTGA
- the ssx gene encoding sex-lethal homolog isoform X5: MSQAEKMQGQEHDDEQSSDIEESGDGVERDDQTDDEDNYNEDDSNGDMQQEQNDNGQDGQNGGQDGGQSGDEQQGNNGNNSNQQQHQQQLDRSSATNLIINYLPQDMSDRELFNLFSGCGPINTCKIMRDFKTGYSFGYGFVDYKTESDSEDAIQKLNGFYVRNKRLKVSYARPGGMAIKDTNLYVINLPRNINDDMLDRIFSPFGRIVQRNILRDKLTGRPRGVAFVRYNKREEAQEAIKMLNNTVPEGGQQPIWVRLAEEHGKAKAAQFMSQIGGGGGGGGGPPHMGGGGGGGPLQPPHHHNNNNHHNNPHMPPHYHQQPQQHPHHHPPMHHQQQQHHHHHQQQQHHQNHHHNNHNNHHNMGPHPHHMQQMHQMNLGMGMGVGMGMGMGGMPIHGGGGGGGGGGNGGNGGGGGGGGGFHHMAHRVKS, from the exons ATGTCGCAAGCGGAGAAAATGCAGGGACAGGAGCATGACGATGAGCAGTCCTCCGATATAGAG GAGTCCGGTGACGGCGTAGAGCGCGATGATCAGACCGACGATGAGGATAACTACAATGAGGATGACAGCAATGGGGATatgcagcaggagcagaatGATAATGGTCAGGATGGTCAAAATGGTGGCCAGGATGGTGGACAGTCGGGTGATGAGCAACAGGGCAACAACGGCAATAACTCTaaccaacagcagcatcagcagcagttGGATCGCTCTAGTGCCACCAATTTGATAATCAACTACTTGCCACAGGACATGTCCGATCGTGAGCTCTTCAACCTGTTTAGCGGCTGCGGTCCCATCAACACATGCAAGATAATGCGTGATTTTAAG ACCGGTTATAGCTTTGGTTATGGCTTTGTGGATTACAAAACCGAATCGGACTCGGAGGATGCCATTCAGAAGCTAAACGGATTCTATGTGCGCAACAAGCGCTTAAAG gtATCTTATGCCCGTCCTGGCGGCATGGCCATCAAGGATACCAACCTGTATGTTATCAATTTGCCGCGCAACATCAATGATGATATGCTGGACAGAATCTTCTCGCCATTTGGACGGATTGTTCAGCGCAATATATTGCGGGATAAGCTAACCGGACGTCCGCGAGGAGTTGCCTTTGTGCG CTACAACAAACGCGAGGAGGCCCAGGAGGCAATCAAAATGCTGAACAATACGGTTCCAGAGGGCGGACAGCAACCGATTTGGGTGCGATTGGCCGAAGAGCATGGCAAGGCGAAGGCAGCTCAGTTTATGTCACAAattggcggcggtggtggtggcggcggcggtccGCCTCAcatgggcggcggcggcggtggtggacCCCTGCAGCCGCCACATCATcataacaacaataatcaCCACAACAATCCGCATATGCCGCCGCACTACCATCAGCAGCCCCAACAGCATCCGCATCACCATCCGCCGATGcatcaccagcaacagcagcatcatcaccaccaccagcagcagcagcaccatcagAATCATCAccacaacaaccacaataATCACCATAATATGGGACCCCATCCACACCATATGCAACAAATGCATCAGATGAATctgggcatgggcatgggcgTTGGAATGGGTATGGGCATGGGGGGCATGCCCATAcacggcggtggcggcggaggaggaggtggtgggaATGGTGGCaacggcggcggtggtggtggtggcggaggCTTCCATCATATGGCGCACAGAG TTAAATCTTAA
- the ssx gene encoding sex-lethal homolog isoform X4: protein MSQAEKMQGQEHDDEQSSDIEESGDGVERDDQTDDEDNYNEDDSNGDMQQEQNDNGQDGQNGGQDGGQSGDEQQGNNGNNSNQQQHQQQLDRSSATNLIINYLPQDMSDRELFNLFSGCGPINTCKIMRDFKTGYSFGYGFVDYKTESDSEDAIQKLNGFYVRNKRLKVSYARPGGMAIKDTNLYVINLPRNINDDMLDRIFSPFGRIVQRNILRDKLTGRPRGVAFVRYNKREEAQEAIKMLNNTVPEGGQQPIWVRLAEEHGKAKAAQFMSQIGGGGGGGGGPPHMGGGGGGGPLQPPHHHNNNNHHNNPHMPPHYHQQPQQHPHHHPPMHHQQQQHHHHHQQQQHHQNHHHNNHNNHHNMGPHPHHMQQMHQMNLGMGMGVGMGMGMGGMPIHGGGGGGGGGGNGGNGGGGGGGGGFHHMAHRAASRRR from the exons ATGTCGCAAGCGGAGAAAATGCAGGGACAGGAGCATGACGATGAGCAGTCCTCCGATATAGAG GAGTCCGGTGACGGCGTAGAGCGCGATGATCAGACCGACGATGAGGATAACTACAATGAGGATGACAGCAATGGGGATatgcagcaggagcagaatGATAATGGTCAGGATGGTCAAAATGGTGGCCAGGATGGTGGACAGTCGGGTGATGAGCAACAGGGCAACAACGGCAATAACTCTaaccaacagcagcatcagcagcagttGGATCGCTCTAGTGCCACCAATTTGATAATCAACTACTTGCCACAGGACATGTCCGATCGTGAGCTCTTCAACCTGTTTAGCGGCTGCGGTCCCATCAACACATGCAAGATAATGCGTGATTTTAAG ACCGGTTATAGCTTTGGTTATGGCTTTGTGGATTACAAAACCGAATCGGACTCGGAGGATGCCATTCAGAAGCTAAACGGATTCTATGTGCGCAACAAGCGCTTAAAG gtATCTTATGCCCGTCCTGGCGGCATGGCCATCAAGGATACCAACCTGTATGTTATCAATTTGCCGCGCAACATCAATGATGATATGCTGGACAGAATCTTCTCGCCATTTGGACGGATTGTTCAGCGCAATATATTGCGGGATAAGCTAACCGGACGTCCGCGAGGAGTTGCCTTTGTGCG CTACAACAAACGCGAGGAGGCCCAGGAGGCAATCAAAATGCTGAACAATACGGTTCCAGAGGGCGGACAGCAACCGATTTGGGTGCGATTGGCCGAAGAGCATGGCAAGGCGAAGGCAGCTCAGTTTATGTCACAAattggcggcggtggtggtggcggcggcggtccGCCTCAcatgggcggcggcggcggtggtggacCCCTGCAGCCGCCACATCATcataacaacaataatcaCCACAACAATCCGCATATGCCGCCGCACTACCATCAGCAGCCCCAACAGCATCCGCATCACCATCCGCCGATGcatcaccagcaacagcagcatcatcaccaccaccagcagcagcagcaccatcagAATCATCAccacaacaaccacaataATCACCATAATATGGGACCCCATCCACACCATATGCAACAAATGCATCAGATGAATctgggcatgggcatgggcgTTGGAATGGGTATGGGCATGGGGGGCATGCCCATAcacggcggtggcggcggaggaggaggtggtgggaATGGTGGCaacggcggcggtggtggtggtggcggaggCTTCCATCATATGGCGCACAGAG CTGCATCTCGCAGGAGGTGA
- the ssx gene encoding sex-lethal homolog isoform X2 yields the protein MSQAEKMQGQEHDDEQSSDIEESGDGVERDDQTDDEDNYNEDDSNGDMQQEQNDNGQDGQNGGQDGGQSGDEQQGNNGNNSNQQQHQQQLDRSSATNLIINYLPQDMSDRELFNLFSGCGPINTCKIMRDFKTGYSFGYGFVDYKTESDSEDAIQKLNGFYVRNKRLKVSYARPGGMAIKDTNLYVINLPRNINDDMLDRIFSPFGRIVQRNILRDKLTGRPRGVAFVRYNKREEAQEAIKMLNNTVPEGGQQPIWVRLAEEHGKAKAAQFMSQIGGGGGGGGGPPHMGGGGGGGPLQPPHHHNNNNHHNNPHMPPHYHQQPQQHPHHHPPMHHQQQQHHHHHQQQQHHQNHHHNNHNNHHNMGPHPHHMQQMHQMNLGMGMGVGMGMGMGGMPIHGGGGGGGGGGNGGNGGGGGGGGGFHHMAHRVNLPPGHCLVWQPWPDSYR from the exons ATGTCGCAAGCGGAGAAAATGCAGGGACAGGAGCATGACGATGAGCAGTCCTCCGATATAGAG GAGTCCGGTGACGGCGTAGAGCGCGATGATCAGACCGACGATGAGGATAACTACAATGAGGATGACAGCAATGGGGATatgcagcaggagcagaatGATAATGGTCAGGATGGTCAAAATGGTGGCCAGGATGGTGGACAGTCGGGTGATGAGCAACAGGGCAACAACGGCAATAACTCTaaccaacagcagcatcagcagcagttGGATCGCTCTAGTGCCACCAATTTGATAATCAACTACTTGCCACAGGACATGTCCGATCGTGAGCTCTTCAACCTGTTTAGCGGCTGCGGTCCCATCAACACATGCAAGATAATGCGTGATTTTAAG ACCGGTTATAGCTTTGGTTATGGCTTTGTGGATTACAAAACCGAATCGGACTCGGAGGATGCCATTCAGAAGCTAAACGGATTCTATGTGCGCAACAAGCGCTTAAAG gtATCTTATGCCCGTCCTGGCGGCATGGCCATCAAGGATACCAACCTGTATGTTATCAATTTGCCGCGCAACATCAATGATGATATGCTGGACAGAATCTTCTCGCCATTTGGACGGATTGTTCAGCGCAATATATTGCGGGATAAGCTAACCGGACGTCCGCGAGGAGTTGCCTTTGTGCG CTACAACAAACGCGAGGAGGCCCAGGAGGCAATCAAAATGCTGAACAATACGGTTCCAGAGGGCGGACAGCAACCGATTTGGGTGCGATTGGCCGAAGAGCATGGCAAGGCGAAGGCAGCTCAGTTTATGTCACAAattggcggcggtggtggtggcggcggcggtccGCCTCAcatgggcggcggcggcggtggtggacCCCTGCAGCCGCCACATCATcataacaacaataatcaCCACAACAATCCGCATATGCCGCCGCACTACCATCAGCAGCCCCAACAGCATCCGCATCACCATCCGCCGATGcatcaccagcaacagcagcatcatcaccaccaccagcagcagcagcaccatcagAATCATCAccacaacaaccacaataATCACCATAATATGGGACCCCATCCACACCATATGCAACAAATGCATCAGATGAATctgggcatgggcatgggcgTTGGAATGGGTATGGGCATGGGGGGCATGCCCATAcacggcggtggcggcggaggaggaggtggtgggaATGGTGGCaacggcggcggtggtggtggtggcggaggCTTCCATCATATGGCGCACAGAG taaatttaCCGCCTGGCCACTGCCTGGTCTGGCAACCCTGGCCCGATAGCTATCGATAG
- the ssx gene encoding sex-lethal homolog isoform X3: MSQAEKMQGQEHDDEQSSDIEESGDGVERDDQTDDEDNYNEDDSNGDMQQEQNDNGQDGQNGGQDGGQSGDEQQGNNGNNSNQQQHQQQLDRSSATNLIINYLPQDMSDRELFNLFSGCGPINTCKIMRDFKTGYSFGYGFVDYKTESDSEDAIQKLNGFYVRNKRLKVSYARPGGMAIKDTNLYVINLPRNINDDMLDRIFSPFGRIVQRNILRDKLTGRPRGVAFVRYNKREEAQEAIKMLNNTVPEGGQQPIWVRLAEEHGKAKAAQFMSQIGGGGGGGGGPPHMGGGGGGGPLQPPHHHNNNNHHNNPHMPPHYHQQPQQHPHHHPPMHHQQQQHHHHHQQQQHHQNHHHNNHNNHHNMGPHPHHMQQMHQMNLGMGMGVGMGMGMGGMPIHGGGGGGGGGGNGGNGGGGGGGGGFHHMAHRVFFFRPK, translated from the exons ATGTCGCAAGCGGAGAAAATGCAGGGACAGGAGCATGACGATGAGCAGTCCTCCGATATAGAG GAGTCCGGTGACGGCGTAGAGCGCGATGATCAGACCGACGATGAGGATAACTACAATGAGGATGACAGCAATGGGGATatgcagcaggagcagaatGATAATGGTCAGGATGGTCAAAATGGTGGCCAGGATGGTGGACAGTCGGGTGATGAGCAACAGGGCAACAACGGCAATAACTCTaaccaacagcagcatcagcagcagttGGATCGCTCTAGTGCCACCAATTTGATAATCAACTACTTGCCACAGGACATGTCCGATCGTGAGCTCTTCAACCTGTTTAGCGGCTGCGGTCCCATCAACACATGCAAGATAATGCGTGATTTTAAG ACCGGTTATAGCTTTGGTTATGGCTTTGTGGATTACAAAACCGAATCGGACTCGGAGGATGCCATTCAGAAGCTAAACGGATTCTATGTGCGCAACAAGCGCTTAAAG gtATCTTATGCCCGTCCTGGCGGCATGGCCATCAAGGATACCAACCTGTATGTTATCAATTTGCCGCGCAACATCAATGATGATATGCTGGACAGAATCTTCTCGCCATTTGGACGGATTGTTCAGCGCAATATATTGCGGGATAAGCTAACCGGACGTCCGCGAGGAGTTGCCTTTGTGCG CTACAACAAACGCGAGGAGGCCCAGGAGGCAATCAAAATGCTGAACAATACGGTTCCAGAGGGCGGACAGCAACCGATTTGGGTGCGATTGGCCGAAGAGCATGGCAAGGCGAAGGCAGCTCAGTTTATGTCACAAattggcggcggtggtggtggcggcggcggtccGCCTCAcatgggcggcggcggcggtggtggacCCCTGCAGCCGCCACATCATcataacaacaataatcaCCACAACAATCCGCATATGCCGCCGCACTACCATCAGCAGCCCCAACAGCATCCGCATCACCATCCGCCGATGcatcaccagcaacagcagcatcatcaccaccaccagcagcagcagcaccatcagAATCATCAccacaacaaccacaataATCACCATAATATGGGACCCCATCCACACCATATGCAACAAATGCATCAGATGAATctgggcatgggcatgggcgTTGGAATGGGTATGGGCATGGGGGGCATGCCCATAcacggcggtggcggcggaggaggaggtggtgggaATGGTGGCaacggcggcggtggtggtggtggcggaggCTTCCATCATATGGCGCACAGAG ttttttttttcagaccTAAGTGA
- the ssx gene encoding sex-lethal homolog isoform X1, with translation MSQAEKMQGQEHDDEQSSDIEESGDGVERDDQTDDEDNYNEDDSNGDMQQEQNDNGQDGQNGGQDGGQSGDEQQGNNGNNSNQQQHQQQLDRSSATNLIINYLPQDMSDRELFNLFSGCGPINTCKIMRDFKTGYSFGYGFVDYKTESDSEDAIQKLNGFYVRNKRLKVSYARPGGMAIKDTNLYVINLPRNINDDMLDRIFSPFGRIVQRNILRDKLTGRPRGVAFVRYNKREEAQEAIKMLNNTVPEGGQQPIWVRLAEEHGKAKAAQFMSQIGGGGGGGGGPPHMGGGGGGGPLQPPHHHNNNNHHNNPHMPPHYHQQPQQHPHHHPPMHHQQQQHHHHHQQQQHHQNHHHNNHNNHHNMGPHPHHMQQMHQMNLGMGMGVGMGMGMGGMPIHGGGGGGGGGGNGGNGGGGGGGGGFHHMAHRGRSNRQTRSQKPHPYNHAQKFI, from the exons ATGTCGCAAGCGGAGAAAATGCAGGGACAGGAGCATGACGATGAGCAGTCCTCCGATATAGAG GAGTCCGGTGACGGCGTAGAGCGCGATGATCAGACCGACGATGAGGATAACTACAATGAGGATGACAGCAATGGGGATatgcagcaggagcagaatGATAATGGTCAGGATGGTCAAAATGGTGGCCAGGATGGTGGACAGTCGGGTGATGAGCAACAGGGCAACAACGGCAATAACTCTaaccaacagcagcatcagcagcagttGGATCGCTCTAGTGCCACCAATTTGATAATCAACTACTTGCCACAGGACATGTCCGATCGTGAGCTCTTCAACCTGTTTAGCGGCTGCGGTCCCATCAACACATGCAAGATAATGCGTGATTTTAAG ACCGGTTATAGCTTTGGTTATGGCTTTGTGGATTACAAAACCGAATCGGACTCGGAGGATGCCATTCAGAAGCTAAACGGATTCTATGTGCGCAACAAGCGCTTAAAG gtATCTTATGCCCGTCCTGGCGGCATGGCCATCAAGGATACCAACCTGTATGTTATCAATTTGCCGCGCAACATCAATGATGATATGCTGGACAGAATCTTCTCGCCATTTGGACGGATTGTTCAGCGCAATATATTGCGGGATAAGCTAACCGGACGTCCGCGAGGAGTTGCCTTTGTGCG CTACAACAAACGCGAGGAGGCCCAGGAGGCAATCAAAATGCTGAACAATACGGTTCCAGAGGGCGGACAGCAACCGATTTGGGTGCGATTGGCCGAAGAGCATGGCAAGGCGAAGGCAGCTCAGTTTATGTCACAAattggcggcggtggtggtggcggcggcggtccGCCTCAcatgggcggcggcggcggtggtggacCCCTGCAGCCGCCACATCATcataacaacaataatcaCCACAACAATCCGCATATGCCGCCGCACTACCATCAGCAGCCCCAACAGCATCCGCATCACCATCCGCCGATGcatcaccagcaacagcagcatcatcaccaccaccagcagcagcagcaccatcagAATCATCAccacaacaaccacaataATCACCATAATATGGGACCCCATCCACACCATATGCAACAAATGCATCAGATGAATctgggcatgggcatgggcgTTGGAATGGGTATGGGCATGGGGGGCATGCCCATAcacggcggtggcggcggaggaggaggtggtgggaATGGTGGCaacggcggcggtggtggtggtggcggaggCTTCCATCATATGGCGCACAGAGGTAGATCAAATAGACAGACACGATCTCAAAAACCGCATCCATATAACCATgcacagaaatttatttaa
- the AMPKalpha gene encoding 5'-AMP-activated protein kinase catalytic subunit alpha-2 codes for MPQTRAAAAEAAAAGSANGQPLVKIGHYLLGATLGTGTFGKVKIGEHQITRVKVAVKILNRQKIKSLDVVGKIRREIQNLKLFRHPHIIKLYQVISTPSDIFMIMEYVSGGELFDYIVKHGKLQEHQARRFFQQIISGVDYCHRHMIVHRDLKPENLLLDHNMHVKIADFGLSNMMLDGEFLRTSCGSPNYAAPEVISGKLYAGPEVDIWSCGVILYALLCGTLPFDDEHVPTLFRKIKSGIFPIPEYLNKQVVNLVCQMLQVDPLKRANIEEIKKHEWFQKDLPAYLFPSSIEQDSNVIDTYAVAEVCTKFGVKESEVHNSLLSGDPHDQLAIAYHLIIDNKRFADDAANQINEINNFFVAGSPPPPQPPIMAPSMPQSSLDHHQQQQAQPLVTVGGGGGTAASSGTATPVPPGATPAVAVGTPGSSTIRPHPERIAPMRDRQLAMSVQTSGGGAFPEKTARGGTPIKRAKWHLGIRSQSKPNDIMLEVYRAMKALSYEWKIINPYHVRVRRQNVKTGKFSKMSLQLYQVDAKSYLLDFKSLTNEEVEQGDDVIMESLTPPPLSVAGVMPLQPAGHHTMEFFEMCAALIIQLAR; via the exons ATGCCCCAAACGAGGGCAGCGGCCGCTGAGGCGGCGGCCGCCGGCAGTGCCAATGGCCAGCCGCTGGTAAAGATTGGACACTATTTGCTGGGCGCCACTTTGGGCACTGGGACCTTTGGCAAGGTAAAGATCGGTGAACACCAAATCACGCGCGTCAAGGTGGCAGTGAAGATACTCAACCGGCAGAAGATCAAGAGTCTAGATGTGGTGGGCAAGATCCGTCGTGAGATACAGAATTTAAAGCTCTTCCGGCATCCGCATATTATTAAGTTGTACCAG GTCATCTCCACACCCTCGGACATCTTTATGATCATGGAGTATGTGAGCGGCGGCGAGCTTTTCGATTATATTGTCAAGCATGGCAAGCTGCAGGAGCATCAGGCGCGTCGCTTCTTCCAGCAGATCATCTCGGGCGTGGACTATTGTCATCGCCACATGATTGTCCATCGGGATTTGAAGCCAGAGAATCTCCTGCTGGATCACAATATGCATGTAAAAATAGCTGATTTTGGACTCTCGAACATGATGCTGGATGGGGAGTTCCTGAGGACCTCTTGTGGCTCACCCAACTATGCTGCCCCCGAGGTTATTTCTGGGAAGCTTTATGCTGGTCCTGAGGTGGATATTTGGTCATGTGGTGTCATACTTTATGCGCTACTCTGCGGTACTTTACCCTTTGATGATGAGCATGTGCCCACGCTTTTCCGTAAGATCAAATCGGGTATATTTCCTATACCCGAGTATCTGAACAAACAGGTGGTGAATCTGGTTTGTCAGATGCTACAGGTGGATCCTCTAAAGCGTGCCAATATCGAGGAGATCAAGAAGCATGAATGGTTCCAAAAGGATTTGCCTGCCTATTTGTTTCCCTCGTCCATCGAGCAGGACTCCAATGTGATTGATACATATGCCGTGGCCGAGGTTTGCACCAAGTTTGGTGTCAAGGAGAGCGAAGTGCATAACTCTCTGCTGAGTGGGGATCCCCATGATCAGCTGGCCATTGCCTATCATCTGATAATTGATAACAAACGTTTTGCTGATGATGCCGCCAATCAAATCaatgaaattaataatttctttgtGGCTGGATCACCGCCGCCACCTCAACCACCCATCATGGCTCCATCCATGCCGCAATCAAGCTTggatcatcatcagcagcagcaggcgcaacCCTTGGTCACGgtgggtggaggaggaggcactGCAGCCAGTTCGGGCACAGCCACACCAGTACCGCCAGGTGCCACGCCAGCCGTAGCGGTGGGTACTCCTGGCAGCAGTACCATACGTCCGCATCCGGAACGTATAGCACCCATGCGTGACCGTCAGCTAGCCATGTCCGTGCAGACCTCGGGCGGGGGTGCCTTTCCCGAGAAGACGGCACGCGGTGGCACACCCATTAAGCGTGCCAAATGGCATCTGGGCATCCGTTCCCAAAGCAAACCGAATGACATTATGCTGGAGGTATACCGGGCCATGAAGGCTCTGAGCTACGAGTGGAAGATCATCAATCCGTATCATGTGCGTGTCCGACGGCAGAATGTCAAGACGGGGAAGTTCTCCAAGATGTCGCTGCAGCTGTATCAAGTGGATGCCAAGAGCTATCTGCTGGACTTTAAATCGCTGACCAACGAGGAGGTGGAGCAGGGCGATGATGTCATAATGGAGAGTCTAACGCCGCCGCCGTTGAGTGTGGCGGGTGTGATGCCGCTACAGCCGGCGGGTCATCATACCATGGAGTTTTTTGAGATGTGTGCGGCCTTGATTATACAGTTGGCGCGATGA